GAAGTGAAGGCGACAATGCTCATATCAGGATCCCCAATGACGCTGAGCGATGGGATCGCCGCTATTCCGGCTTTGATTTTTTCCGTTGCCATCATCGAGCGTTTGGCCATTTCCATGTAGCCATTCATGCCGATCGTATTCAAAGCGGCCCATGCCGCCGCAATTGCGCCACCAGGACGCGTACCCAGCATGGTGGTGCTGCCGTAAATTCCGCCGGGCCATTCCGTGTAAACGTAAAATTGATGCTTCCGGAGCTCTGCGTTGCGGTACAGAACCACGGAAGCGCCCTTTGCTGCGTAGCCATACTTGTGCAAATCCGCCGACATCGACGTTACGCCGGGTAGGGTAAAGTCGTAATCTGGAACGGCATAACCCAGTCTACGGACAAACGGAAGCATAAATCCGCCGACGCAAGCGTCTACATGCAGCAAAAGGCCTTTTTCCAGCGCCAAGTCGCTCAGATCGCGAATCGGATCCACGACGCCATGCGGATAGCTAGGCGCCGAACCGACGAGCAAAATCGTATTCGGATTGATTGCCTTGCGTACCGCAGCCATATCCACACGGTAATCCGGGCCTACAGGAATGGAAACGCCCTTGATTCCAAAGTAGTGAAACGCCTTCTGAAACGCTGGATGCGCTGAAATCGGGACGATTACCTCAGGCTCCTTGATTTCGGGCTTGTGTGTTTTGGCCCATTCACGTGCCGTCTTGACTGCGAGCAAGATGCTCTCGGTTCCGCCGGAGCTCATCGTGCCTTCGATCGAATCCCCACCATTGAACAAACTTGCGCACATGGCGACCACTTCAGATTCGAAGCGGCGAAGGCTCGGAAATGCAGAGGGATTGAGTGCGTTCTCAGAAAAAAACATGTTGTAGGCCTCCTGAATCAAGGCCGCACGTTCATCGCCAGGATGGTATACAAGGCAAAATGCTCTGCCATTCTTCCATTCTGTGTCGTGCCCGCGGGAAGCCTTGAGATGTGCGAGCAAGGCGTTGCGGTCGATTCCTGACGTTGGTATTTTTGTTTCTGACTTTGTCATTAAAGTATTGCTTTTGAGTGAGGTGATCAATGAATTGTGAATGAAGGGTTAGAAATGATTCTCCAGAAAATTGAGGGCATTCTTTTGCATCAACTTTTGCACCATTTCTTCGGGTTCGTAGCCATACCAGAGTTCCTGACCAAAGCGGGTGCGCTTTAGGTAATCGACCAAGTCAATCTTCAAATCGGGAAGGCAAGCAGCTTCGGGATACATATCTATATGTGTGATCAAACCATCATAATCGGTTCCAAGCGCCATGAGATCCCATCCACGTTTGTCGCCGACAGCGTCCACCATTTGGAAGATGTTTTGGGCTATGAGGTGGAGAAGGGCATCTTTCTGACCATTCAAATCCTGCAAATTTTTGATTTCCTGAAGCTTGATCTGACTTGCAAGCAAACCTTTGTCCACCATGATCCCGATGAGACCGCCCGTATCAGCGATAATGTTGACCTCCTCATCACTGAGATTGATCGCCCAGTTGTTGAAGCTGGATTTTTTCATTTTCCGGGGCTTGTCTTTCCTCCGCGCACTTGCCTTGATCGTTTTATAGGCGCTCATGCCGGTATGACTACAAACAATCGGAATTTGATCATTGGAATTCAAGCGATTGTGGCTTTCCAGCATCTTGTAATATTCCTTTCGTGCCTTGATGCTCATGTGTTTGATGTCAATCAAGACGCGGCGTCCGTTGTCTTTGGCCAACAATTCATGCATCACCTTCCAACCGAGTGGCGTAATCCCTTCATTCAGACCCTTTTTTTGATTCAGGATCTGGTACAGGCCAGGCTTCAGGCTACGGGTGTGCCCGGTAAGCTCATTGTAAAAGTGATGGGCAAGGTTGATGAAAAATGGCGCAGCTTTCCAAGACTTGATCGTGCCGATGTTTTCGATCAGTTCCCTTTCCGTAGCAAGTTTGCTTCCTTTTTTCTCCGGAAGCCCGCAATTCAGCGCATGGGCCCCTTCGATCGTCACGACCACCGCGATGGTATTGGGATCGCTGTTCACGATGGTTTGCAATTCCTTCCAATTCCCAGCCAATTTATAGCTGAATTGCCCATCCGGCGACTGTCCTTGCCCTTTGCTCAGGAAGCCGTATTGCCCCATCAGTTCTTGGAAATAATTACTGTTTTTGCGCAGCGCCCCCATCTGATTGCCGTCATATCCGGTTACGGCCTGCAACAGCATCTCCGCATTTTCCTTACCCAACATGGCCGTGGGCAGCTTCCGAAGGTTGAGAAAGCCCTTTTCGAATGGATAAAGCGAATCAAACACCACGCGTACATTGCCGGCAGCATAGTTGTAAAGGTTGGCCTGCGAATGCCGGGCAATTTCCCTGGTCTTGAGTCTTGCCCATCGACCGATCTTGCTGTCCAACGTAGGATTATGGGTTTTTTCCCAGAGATTCCTTGTCCCTTCAGACACGGATGCATTGTAAGCCCTGAGCGTAGGGTGTGCGTGAATGTCAATGAAAAAATCTCTCGTCATCTCAAACCGGATATTTTATAAGTGCATCTGCGTCCATCAACGGACACTGGGGTAAAAGGCGATTCAACCACTGTGGATTTTTGTCTGACGGTCCCCTCCTCCTGTTCAAACGCTCCCAGTCATACTTCTACAAAATTCATGCAAGAGATATTACGAAACAAGAAATATTTGATCCTCGATTTGTTAATCTTGTTACGTGATTGTGGTTGCTGTGGATTGTAGGCTGCTAATGCAGGTTTTCAGTCCGCAACAAATCCGGTTCCGCCTGATTATTCTTGGTCAAAAGGCAATGTGAAATTCCCCTCAAATCAATATCTTTGTCTTTCCTTCACCCTAAAAATGGAATACAATGGGAGTTTTTGATTTTGCAAAAAACGCAGGCGCTCCAGCCAGCAATGCCGCCGAAGCAGCGATGAATTTGATGCTCAAAGCCAAGCTCAACGAATACAACTTGAATGTCAAGGATGTACATGTTGAGTATGAAGCCGGCGTCGTGACCGTCACGGGCGAGGCAGCCAATCAAGCAACCAAAGAAAAGGTAATTCTTGCTTTGGGCAATGTCAACGGCGTGAGCAAGGTTTACGACAACATGACCGTGTTCAAAAAGCCGGAGGCAGTGGCCCCTGAACCTGAAGCGCAATTCTATACGGTGGTTTCCGGGGACACCTTGAGCAAGATTGCCAAGCATTTCTACAAGGATGCCATGAAATATCCGGTGATTTTTGAGGCCAACAAGCCAATGCTCAAAGATCCCGACAAGATTTACCCCGGGCAGATGCTGCGCATCCCTGAACTGTAAGTTTTGATTGCGAAGAAAAATTTGAAAATGGGGAATATAACCGTTCCCCTTTTTCCGTTAATAGAACATGAAGCATTCTAGAAAAATGGCCAATATTCGGTTTCTCGTGGGCAGGAGTATGGTTCTAGCCTGTTTGGTGGGCCTTTTTTTGTCCTCCTGCAGCAATCCAAAAAAGGAATTGGTAACCAATGCTCCGTTGATTTCGCAGAATTTCAAGGACGACTACGGCAGAAACATCGTTTTGTCTCGCGTTCCGACAAGGGTTGTCTCACTGGCCTCCAACATCACAGAGACAATCTTTGCGATTGGCGCCGAGAAGCGGCTTGCCGGAATCAGCCATGACAGCGATTTCCCTAATGCGGCCGCAAGCCTCCCCTTTGTGATGACCTATCCCGATTTTGATCTCCCGGGCGTGGTGGCCCTCAATCCCGATCTTGTTTTGGCCTCGACTGAAATTCACGATTCGCGCATCACTGACTTTTTTGATCGCTACAAAATCAACCTTCATTTCCAGGACTACCCTGATCTCGCGGCGGTATTTGAAAGCATTCGTGAAATCGGCCAAATGTTGGGCGCCGAAGAAAACGCAAACAAACTCGCCGATTCCCTTGCAATGCTGACGCAAATGATTGCAGATAGCACGGCGGGGCAAATTAAATACAAGACTGCCATCGTTTTGGGGATCGATCCGATTACCGTTGTAGGCTCCAAAAGCTTCATGAACGACATGATTCAAAAAGCTGGTGGAAGCAATCCCTTCGGTATCCTTCCCGGGAAGTATCCTACGGTATCTGCCGAGCAATTCATTCTTGCTGCGCCCGAATACGTCTTGATCCCCACCCATAACGACCGTGCCTGGAATGATTTGATTGCCTTGCACCCCGAGATTCACACCAGAATCCCAGCGACGGAATTGAACCATGTCTTTCAAATGGAGCCGGAGGCGATTGTCAGGCCCGGCCCGCGCATCGTGGAGGGGCTGGCGTACATCACGCGCGTGCTGCATTCGCGTGTGAACTTGCCTTTGTGACCATTTGCCGAATTCTCTATCAACAAAATCGGCCTGAACTTGTCCCGTTTCACATCCGTGGATGTTGAATCGGTACATATTCAGGCCGAATGATGCGCCTTTCGCGTCTTTATTCTTGCTTTTCGCCGGAAATGGCTTTGCGCATATCCGTATCAGACTGCAAATTTTTGAGCTTGTAATAATCCATCACGCCCATGTTACCGTTGCGCAAGGCTTCGGCGATGGCCAAAGGAATTTCTGCCTCGGCTGCGATGACCTTGGCCCGCATCTCCTGCGCAAGCGCGATAAACTCCTGCTCCTGCGCAACTGCGAGTGCGCGACGTTCTTCGGCTTTGGCATTTGCGACCTTCAAATCCGCCTCTGCCTGATCGGTCTGCAATTTCGCGCCGATGTTTTCGCCGATGTCGATGTCAGCGATGTCAATCGAAAGGATGGCGTAGGCAGTTCCCGAATCCAATCCTTTTTCGAGCACCTTTTTGGAGATCATATCCGGATTTTCGAGCACCATTTTATGGTTTTCCGCAGAACCAATGGTGGTGACGATTCCCTCGCCGACCCTTGCAAGGATGGTTTCCTCCCCTGCTCCACCGACAAGGCGGTGAATGTCTGCACGCAAGGTAATGCGGCTTTTGGCAATCAACTGAATGCCATCCTTGGCAACAGCGGCTACGGGCGGACTGTTGATCACGCGCGGAGTAACTGAATCATGCACAGCGCGATAGACATCACGTCCAGCAAGGTCGATTGCTGCTGCCAATTTGAAGTCCAAATCGATGTTGGCCTTGTCTGCTGAAATCAATGCGTCGATCACAGCATTGATGTTGCCTTTGGCAAGGTAGTGGGTTTCGATTTCCGAGATGGTAATCGTGATTCCTGCCTTGGTCGCTTTGATCAAATTATTGACCACTAGCGACGGAGGGATTTTCCGGAGACGCATCCCGATCAATTGACCGATGCCAACCTTCACTCCTGAAAAAAGTGCCGTGATCCAAAGACCGACCGGTACAAAAAACAGGAAGAGGAAAATGAAGAAAATGGATCCGACAATGATCGCAATGGGCATTATCGGAATATCCTGAGCGAGTGTTACCATGTGCTTTTCAAATGAGGGTTAATAAAGCAAAGGTAATAAATTCCAAATGTGATCAAAGCGAATGTGATTCTAGGCGAATGAATGGTTTGTTCGAAAATCGTTAACTTTGAGTAAGTATTAACGAGGCTTCCCATGTCACTTGCGCGACTCGACAACGAAATATTCTTCAAAAAGGCGTTCACGGACCCCTTTGTTTTCCGTGCGTTTGTCAAAGACATCATCGGCATCGAAGTCAATCCTGAAAAAATTGAAACTGAAAAAGGATTTGAGCCAAGTGTTGGCAATGTGGACTTTCGGTATGACATCTTTGCTGAAGACGTAGCAAAGCGCGTAATCGTTGAAATTCAGAAGGTTGAGTACGATCACAACTTCGACAGTTTCCTTCATTATCACCTGCAGGCAATTACGGAACAACAAACGGGCTCGGGCAAGGGGTACGCCGTGGGCAAAACCGTATATACCATTGTCGTGATCACGGCCCCGTACAAAGCCGATCCAAGAACCGGTGAAGTCTATCAAGATGACGTGTTGATATCGTCTATCAATCCCAAGAATCTCAAGGGGATGGAACGGAGGATTTTCAACCACGAATTGATTTTCCTGAACCCGAATTACCGTGGTAGCGATACGCCACCCAACTATTTGGACTGGCTCCAATTGATTTCTGAAAGCATCTCCCACCCCGAAAATCCAAAGATCAATTTCCTCAATGCAGGTGTACAACGTGTTGCCAGCCTGCTGGATCACAACAACATCAGTCCGCAGGAATGGGAACTGTCCAAGATTGAATATGGCAAGAAGGTGGTCCTGGAAATCAAGTGGGAAGAAGGCATCGAGGAAGGCGAAGCTCGAAAGGCAAGGGAGGTAGGAAGAAACTTGAAGTCAATGGGAATGGATGCCGATACAATTTCCAAGGCTACCGGCTTGTCAGACGAAGAAATCTCAAATCTTTAGGTTTTTTGCCTGATTCCCGTTTTGTTTTGACGAGCGAGCCACTTACCTTTGCACCCTCATTTTCAGTAGGGATAGCATGAAGTTTTTCATCGATACAGCCGATCTCAAAGAAATTCAAGATGCCAACGACCTTGGTGTTTTGGATGGTGTCACGACCAACCCATCGTTGATGGCAAAAATCGGTGTGACAGACTTTCGCGCCCATTATGCAGCGATCTGCGAATTGGTGGATGGGGACGTTAGTGCAGAAGTTTTGAGCACTGATTTTGCTGGAATGATGAAGGAAGGGCTCGAGCTTGCCGCGATTCACCCCAATATCACGGTGAAGGTGCCGATGATCCGCGATGGCGTCAAGGCCATCAAGGAACTGACCCAACGCGGGATCAAAACCAATTGTACGTTGGTGTTTTCTCCGGTGCAGGCACTTGTGGCTGCCAAAGCAGGCGCCACCTACGTCTCCCCTTTCCTCGGTCGTCTCGACGATGTCGGCCACGACGGCATGGATTTGATCCACACCATCCGGGAGATTTTTGACAACTACGGTTATCCTACGCAAATCCTTGCTGCAAGTATTCGCCACACTTTGCATGTGGTGCAATGCGCGCAAGCCGGCGCAGACGTGGCGACGATGCCGCTTTCTGTCATCGATCAATTGATCAAACATCCGTTGACGGATATCGGTCTGGCTAAATTCCTCGCCGATCATAAAAAGAATATTGAAAAATCCGGCCTCTGATCGGGCCTAGTTGATTTTGAATGTTTGTGTGGGGCCTCCGATGGAGGCTCCTTTTTTTTACTTCGCAGGCGAGCTGCTTGCGGGTTGGCCCTTGATCTGTCCCTTTGCAGAGGGTACTCCGGGAACGACTGCAGGTTTGGCAACCACGGCTGGCTTTACAGGCTCAGCAGCCTTGACGGGCGGAACTGGCGCACGGCCCACCGTCCATTTTTTTTCAATTTCTGCCAATCGTTTAGAAATGGCATCCAAATGTGCGGTTTGAGCTGCAATACTTGCTGCTTTGGCCTCTAAAGTTGCATTTTCATACTTTCCAGACTTGCTCGCAAGGCTCAGTGCCTCGGCAGTCTTTGCCAATTCTGCCCTTGCTTCATCGATTCGGAGATGCGCTGCTTGGAAATCGGATGCCTTCACAAGGCTGAATGACTTCGTCGGTCGAGGACCTGCCTCGAACGTATCTACCACGCTTGGTGGCGCCACGACAGGAAATGCCTGCAATGAATCCCGAAAGGCCTTCATGGAGGCGCTACCGCGCATCGCAGCTTTGCCATTCACCAAATTCGTGTCGGCGTTCATTTGCGTTGGCTCCTTCTTGATTTTGTTTTTTTGCGCAACAACTGCATTCGCTGCAAACAGCAATACCATCAGGGCCAAAAAGGAAACTCTTGGATTCATTGATTCAAAACTACCAAAATCCCCACAATCCTACAATCCATGACCAGGCACGCGATGGTAAGGAATGCAACCCACACGACGATTTCGAGGAAGGTTGTTGGTCGGTGAGGTGGGAATTCTTACTTTTAGGCTTGGTTACCTCAGCGTTTCTGTATGAAAAAGATATTTTCGTTCCTATTTATCAGCTATTGCTTGCACCTTGCCGGTTTTTCTCAGCCGGGACAAATGAGCATGGTCAACTTTTCAACGGGATTCAACTCTCCCGTTGACATTACGCATGCGGGTGATGAGCGGATTTTTGTGGTGGAGCAGGACGGTAAGATCTTCATCGTCAATCAGCAAGGGCAACGGATCACCACGCCGTTTCTCAACATTGATCCGCGAGTCAATTCGGGAGCAAGTGAACGTGGATTGCTGGGGCTTGCCTTCCATCCCAAATACGATGAAAACGGCTTTTTCTACGTCAACTATACCAATTCGGCAGGAAGTACAGTCATTTCGCGGTTCAGTGTCACCGCTGACCCAAATGTCGCGGATCCAAACAGCGAACAGATCTTGTTGACGATAACACAGCCCTATTCCAACCATAACGGCGGATGCATCAAGTTTGGGCATGACGGCTACCTTTATATAGGTATGGGTGACGGCGGCAGTGGCGGAGACCCTGGTAACCGTTCACAAAACGGCCAAGAATTGCTCGGAAAAATGCTGCGCATTGACGTCGACAATGGCACGCCTTATGCGATTCCTCCATCCAACCCCTACTTTGGCAGCACGTCAGTTCAAGAAGAAATCTGGGCATTCGGGGTGAGAAATCCTTGGAGATTCAGCATGGACAAGGTCACCGGGGACATGTGGATCGGTGATGTCGGCCAAAATGCCGTGGAAGAAATCGACTTCTGGGCTGCAACGGACACCACCTTCCCAAACTTCGGATGGAGGTGTTATGAGGGTTCGGCCGCGTACAATACGAGCGGGTGCCAAAGTCAATCCAACTATGACTTTCCGATCTACGAATTTCCACATAGCCAAGGCAACTGCTCTGTGACGGGAGGCTTCGTGTACCGCGGCGCACGGTACCAATCGATGTGGGGCTATTATTTCCATACCGACTATTGCGGCGGCTACCTCTGGCAAACACATGACAATGGCATGGGCGGATGGACCACCACCCGCAGCGCGACCACCTTGTCTTCCAACAACCTGGTATCTTTTGGCGAGGATGTTTACGGCGAACTTTACCTAGCCGGGACATCCACCGGGATCATCTATCACTTGCGGGACACCACTTGCACACCTATGGCTTATATCCCCGGCGGAGATACGGTTGGCGTTTGTCAGTCTTCTGGCCAACTGACCTGCTTTGGAGGGCCGACCCTTGATTATCAATGGCAACTCGGCGGCACCAATGTTGTCGGTGGCAATGCTGCTTCATTGGGAGTCAGCGTTGCGGGCGACTACCGGGTAATCGTCAGCAATGGCAGTTGTGCAGACACTTCGAATACGGTTTACGTGCAGCTTGTGCCAGCCCCAATTGTTTCTATGAGCCTTCCATCGGCAAGCTATTGCGATTTTGATGCGCCCGTTGCAGCAACCCTGAGCCCACTTGGCGGAAGTCTCTCTGGCCCAGGTGTTTCGGGTGGCTCATTTGATCCATCGGTGGCAGGTGCCGGAAACTATCAGTTGATTTATACCTATTCCGACAACGGTTCCGGCTGTTCCGCCTCAGACACATTTGATGTTGCCGTTACCGTTTGCGTTGGTGTTGGCAGTCCCAATTCGCCGGACATGAGCCTCAGCCCCAATCCTGGAAACGGACTTTTTCAGCTGGAATTTGAAATGCCAATGAGCGCGGAATACAGTCTGGAGATATTGGATCTTCAAGGCCGCCAACTTCAAAAGATGCAATTCTCTGCCAATTCAGGCCGTGTTGTCAAGGTA
The nucleotide sequence above comes from Bacteroidota bacterium. Encoded proteins:
- a CDS encoding aspartate aminotransferase family protein, whose translation is MTKSETKIPTSGIDRNALLAHLKASRGHDTEWKNGRAFCLVYHPGDERAALIQEAYNMFFSENALNPSAFPSLRRFESEVVAMCASLFNGGDSIEGTMSSGGTESILLAVKTAREWAKTHKPEIKEPEVIVPISAHPAFQKAFHYFGIKGVSIPVGPDYRVDMAAVRKAINPNTILLVGSAPSYPHGVVDPIRDLSDLALEKGLLLHVDACVGGFMLPFVRRLGYAVPDYDFTLPGVTSMSADLHKYGYAAKGASVVLYRNAELRKHQFYVYTEWPGGIYGSTTMLGTRPGGAIAAAWAALNTIGMNGYMEMAKRSMMATEKIKAGIAAIPSLSVIGDPDMSIVAFTSDNLNIHVLGDELHMMGWHFDRQQLPDSLHLTISQVHADVADDFLVDLQKAVEKLEGFSWSKVAAKAQVSAFKGVRAVMPDGMFKKLSNNSSSKPPKLGHSRSAAMYGMMGALSGSGDLLDMVRNALHGFYSLE
- a CDS encoding membrane dipeptidase, with translation MTRDFFIDIHAHPTLRAYNASVSEGTRNLWEKTHNPTLDSKIGRWARLKTREIARHSQANLYNYAAGNVRVVFDSLYPFEKGFLNLRKLPTAMLGKENAEMLLQAVTGYDGNQMGALRKNSNYFQELMGQYGFLSKGQGQSPDGQFSYKLAGNWKELQTIVNSDPNTIAVVVTIEGAHALNCGLPEKKGSKLATERELIENIGTIKSWKAAPFFINLAHHFYNELTGHTRSLKPGLYQILNQKKGLNEGITPLGWKVMHELLAKDNGRRVLIDIKHMSIKARKEYYKMLESHNRLNSNDQIPIVCSHTGMSAYKTIKASARRKDKPRKMKKSSFNNWAINLSDEEVNIIADTGGLIGIMVDKGLLASQIKLQEIKNLQDLNGQKDALLHLIAQNIFQMVDAVGDKRGWDLMALGTDYDGLITHIDMYPEAACLPDLKIDLVDYLKRTRFGQELWYGYEPEEMVQKLMQKNALNFLENHF
- the lysM gene encoding peptidoglycan-binding protein LysM, translating into MGVFDFAKNAGAPASNAAEAAMNLMLKAKLNEYNLNVKDVHVEYEAGVVTVTGEAANQATKEKVILALGNVNGVSKVYDNMTVFKKPEAVAPEPEAQFYTVVSGDTLSKIAKHFYKDAMKYPVIFEANKPMLKDPDKIYPGQMLRIPEL
- a CDS encoding ABC transporter substrate-binding protein, with the translated sequence MKHSRKMANIRFLVGRSMVLACLVGLFLSSCSNPKKELVTNAPLISQNFKDDYGRNIVLSRVPTRVVSLASNITETIFAIGAEKRLAGISHDSDFPNAAASLPFVMTYPDFDLPGVVALNPDLVLASTEIHDSRITDFFDRYKINLHFQDYPDLAAVFESIREIGQMLGAEENANKLADSLAMLTQMIADSTAGQIKYKTAIVLGIDPITVVGSKSFMNDMIQKAGGSNPFGILPGKYPTVSAEQFILAAPEYVLIPTHNDRAWNDLIALHPEIHTRIPATELNHVFQMEPEAIVRPGPRIVEGLAYITRVLHSRVNLPL
- the floA gene encoding flotillin-like protein FloA (flotillin-like protein involved in membrane lipid rafts), which translates into the protein MVTLAQDIPIMPIAIIVGSIFFIFLFLFFVPVGLWITALFSGVKVGIGQLIGMRLRKIPPSLVVNNLIKATKAGITITISEIETHYLAKGNINAVIDALISADKANIDLDFKLAAAIDLAGRDVYRAVHDSVTPRVINSPPVAAVAKDGIQLIAKSRITLRADIHRLVGGAGEETILARVGEGIVTTIGSAENHKMVLENPDMISKKVLEKGLDSGTAYAILSIDIADIDIGENIGAKLQTDQAEADLKVANAKAEERRALAVAQEQEFIALAQEMRAKVIAAEAEIPLAIAEALRNGNMGVMDYYKLKNLQSDTDMRKAISGEKQE
- the fsa gene encoding fructose-6-phosphate aldolase; protein product: MKFFIDTADLKEIQDANDLGVLDGVTTNPSLMAKIGVTDFRAHYAAICELVDGDVSAEVLSTDFAGMMKEGLELAAIHPNITVKVPMIRDGVKAIKELTQRGIKTNCTLVFSPVQALVAAKAGATYVSPFLGRLDDVGHDGMDLIHTIREIFDNYGYPTQILAASIRHTLHVVQCAQAGADVATMPLSVIDQLIKHPLTDIGLAKFLADHKKNIEKSGL
- a CDS encoding PQQ-dependent sugar dehydrogenase, giving the protein MKKIFSFLFISYCLHLAGFSQPGQMSMVNFSTGFNSPVDITHAGDERIFVVEQDGKIFIVNQQGQRITTPFLNIDPRVNSGASERGLLGLAFHPKYDENGFFYVNYTNSAGSTVISRFSVTADPNVADPNSEQILLTITQPYSNHNGGCIKFGHDGYLYIGMGDGGSGGDPGNRSQNGQELLGKMLRIDVDNGTPYAIPPSNPYFGSTSVQEEIWAFGVRNPWRFSMDKVTGDMWIGDVGQNAVEEIDFWAATDTTFPNFGWRCYEGSAAYNTSGCQSQSNYDFPIYEFPHSQGNCSVTGGFVYRGARYQSMWGYYFHTDYCGGYLWQTHDNGMGGWTTTRSATTLSSNNLVSFGEDVYGELYLAGTSTGIIYHLRDTTCTPMAYIPGGDTVGVCQSSGQLTCFGGPTLDYQWQLGGTNVVGGNAASLGVSVAGDYRVIVSNGSCADTSNTVYVQLVPAPIVSMSLPSASYCDFDAPVAATLSPLGGSLSGPGVSGGSFDPSVAGAGNYQLIYTYSDNGSGCSASDTFDVAVTVCVGVGSPNSPDMSLSPNPGNGLFQLEFEMPMSAEYSLEILDLQGRQLQKMQFSANSGRVVKVLDLQELASGPYFLRLRIGELVSTKKFSIQK